A part of Solibacillus sp. FSL H8-0538 genomic DNA contains:
- a CDS encoding methyl-accepting chemotaxis protein, with the protein MRIKTRLILVTSILVVSIMAIGGFSTWSVSKIVSKDEELNKLMEIKTITKQIQYRLAGLSNDERALLLTNDQSFSRQMEEKSKDIINEFDKLSDLTIISSEQKMINEMKKNYEEYWNQSQLVIQNSTINPKKSEEIHFGEERRIRKEVLDPSFESYTEQLDKKIKEASASLKSQSKLSQVILMAVSAAATGSGIILGVLLLQSILIPLRQLKDQMNEIAQGNGDLTKTIHVKNKDELGEVATSFNQFISSLRKMITQISSSSERVAASSEEFSASAEQSKLTSNQIAESIHDVSISMDNQSNILGESTIAIVQSLQRLESMTLYTAEVSEYTNEVSIQADNGEKSVEKMVSSMEVIHQSVDETDKNINSLAEDAVKIGEITTFINEIANQTNLLALNAAIEAARAGEHGKGFAVVAEEVRKLAEQSSGSTNEIRALITRIQETTNETVQTIKKVKINVGSGVQLTSATSVQFNEIIQSISHVSGKVQEIAAATEQLTADFTMVTQKYEMVSSLFKENSESTHEVAAATEEQLASMEEIQTVAQTLTTISDSLNELVRRFKI; encoded by the coding sequence ATGCGTATTAAAACAAGACTTATTCTTGTTACCTCAATTTTGGTAGTATCAATCATGGCTATTGGTGGATTTAGTACATGGTCTGTATCTAAGATTGTCTCAAAAGATGAGGAATTAAATAAACTGATGGAAATAAAAACGATCACTAAGCAAATTCAATATCGACTTGCTGGACTTTCTAATGATGAGCGGGCACTACTATTAACAAATGATCAATCATTTTCGAGGCAAATGGAAGAAAAATCAAAAGATATAATAAATGAATTTGATAAATTAAGCGACTTAACAATTATTTCTTCAGAGCAAAAGATGATTAATGAGATGAAGAAAAACTACGAAGAATATTGGAATCAAAGTCAGTTAGTTATTCAAAATAGTACAATCAATCCTAAGAAATCAGAAGAAATTCATTTTGGGGAAGAACGTAGAATTCGTAAGGAGGTACTCGATCCTTCGTTTGAAAGTTACACGGAGCAATTAGATAAAAAAATAAAAGAAGCAAGCGCAAGTTTGAAATCGCAATCTAAATTAAGTCAAGTAATATTGATGGCAGTTTCTGCAGCAGCAACAGGATCTGGAATCATTTTAGGCGTATTACTTTTACAATCCATCTTAATACCTTTACGCCAATTGAAAGATCAGATGAATGAGATCGCTCAGGGTAACGGGGACTTAACGAAAACGATCCATGTAAAAAACAAGGACGAGTTAGGGGAAGTAGCAACTTCGTTTAACCAGTTTATTTCTTCATTAAGAAAGATGATTACACAAATTAGCTCTTCATCTGAAAGAGTTGCAGCGTCCTCGGAAGAATTTTCAGCGAGTGCGGAACAATCCAAACTAACCTCCAATCAAATTGCAGAAAGTATACATGATGTCTCCATTAGTATGGATAATCAATCTAACATTTTGGGTGAAAGCACTATTGCAATAGTGCAATCATTACAAAGGTTGGAAAGCATGACACTCTATACAGCGGAAGTTTCAGAGTATACGAATGAAGTTAGCATACAAGCGGATAATGGCGAAAAATCTGTAGAGAAAATGGTTTCTTCAATGGAGGTAATTCATCAATCCGTAGATGAAACAGATAAAAATATCAATTCACTTGCAGAGGATGCTGTGAAAATTGGTGAAATAACTACATTTATTAATGAAATAGCAAACCAGACAAATCTTCTCGCTTTAAATGCAGCAATTGAAGCTGCAAGAGCAGGAGAGCATGGAAAAGGATTTGCCGTTGTTGCAGAAGAGGTACGTAAATTAGCTGAACAATCAAGTGGATCCACAAATGAAATTAGAGCACTAATCACTCGTATTCAAGAGACAACAAATGAAACCGTTCAAACAATAAAAAAGGTTAAAATAAATGTCGGTAGTGGGGTCCAATTAACATCCGCTACATCAGTTCAATTTAATGAAATTATACAATCCATCTCGCATGTATCCGGAAAAGTGCAAGAAATAGCTGCTGCAACAGAACAACTAACAGCTGACTTCACGATGGTTACACAAAAGTATGAAATGGTTTCCTCACTATTTAAGGAAAATTCTGAAAGCACACATGAAGTGGCGGCTGCAACAGAAGAACAGCTAGCATCCATGGAAGAAATTCAAACGGTTGCGCAAACATTAACGACCATTTCCGATTCGCTTAATGAGCTGGTTCGTCGCTTTAAAATATAA
- the thiD gene encoding bifunctional hydroxymethylpyrimidine kinase/phosphomethylpyrimidine kinase — translation MSISKACTIAGSAARGGAGIQADLKTFQELGVYGTSAITAFVATHPTTKQGIFTQPIEVIEAQLYTINEQVDIDALKTGMLFTKDIIELVANWLPTTSVKNIVVDPVMFGKVGPALMEQGAMDAMKTKLLPQAKIITPNMPEATYLLEGREITTLSDLQDAAHDLHELGPEYVLVKGGRLDGPAIDILYDGHRMIQLEAPRIETTHTNGAGCSYSAAITAGLAQGLTVQDAVLLAKKFVTSGIRRFIPFETVAGAIDHRAFKEVGEQGVVISELVSVK, via the coding sequence ATGAGTATTTCAAAAGCATGTACAATTGCAGGTTCTGCTGCACGCGGTGGAGCAGGTATTCAAGCCGATTTAAAAACATTTCAAGAGTTAGGTGTATACGGAACATCTGCCATTACAGCGTTTGTTGCAACGCATCCAACAACCAAACAAGGCATCTTTACACAACCCATTGAAGTTATTGAGGCACAACTATATACGATTAACGAACAAGTTGATATTGATGCACTAAAAACAGGTATGTTATTTACGAAGGACATTATCGAGCTTGTCGCAAACTGGCTCCCAACAACTTCTGTTAAAAATATCGTCGTCGATCCAGTTATGTTCGGGAAAGTGGGACCCGCTCTTATGGAACAGGGGGCAATGGATGCGATGAAAACGAAACTGTTGCCACAAGCGAAAATTATTACCCCCAATATGCCAGAAGCAACGTATTTACTTGAAGGTAGAGAGATAACAACTTTATCGGACTTACAAGATGCTGCACATGACTTACATGAGCTCGGGCCAGAGTATGTGCTTGTCAAAGGAGGAAGACTAGATGGGCCTGCTATTGATATTCTTTATGATGGTCATCGGATGATCCAACTGGAAGCACCGCGTATCGAAACGACGCATACAAATGGTGCAGGTTGTTCTTACTCTGCTGCAATTACGGCTGGATTAGCACAAGGTTTAACTGTGCAGGATGCTGTGTTGTTAGCTAAAAAATTCGTTACATCAGGCATTCGTCGTTTTATTCCTTTTGAAACTGTTGCCGGTGCTATTGATCACCGTGCGTTTAAAGAAGTTGGCGAGCAGGGGGTTGTTATTTCTGAATTGGTTTCAGTAAAGTAA
- a CDS encoding alkaline phosphatase family protein, producing MTLLKRTILTVFILFIVVCVGLVLGISMSQTKELEDIAVEPPKKPIILITVDSLMAEPLQKAIGEGKAPAFSFLINNGQLYTDVVSSYPTMSVTIDSTILTGVYPNEHKVPGLIWFHENENRVISYGSGVSEIWNLGVKNVALDSVVQLNKEHLSQNIKTIHEELAIRNLQSASINGLIYRGSHPHKLHVPKLISIANLLPKEIEMNGPTLLSLGTLSQYNPENDRNKFIWDRLGGNNNFTVNELSYLIEQNKLPSFTLAYLPDADATIHKNGPTDLKGIEKADKALQELLNSYSSWEEAVQEVTWIVLGDSGQSFINKDKETSLINLNELLPNYTFWERENEDGQLAIAINERMAYIYVKYNQVKLSELVTILKEDERIGFIAWKDEQTNHVVSTQSDEELTFSPNGSYVDIYNQSWQLDGDLSLLDLKINEQGVIHYNNYPDALARLNGALHSQEGNVIIVDAKPSYEFIEKHSHDHAGGGAHGSLHKVDSVVPLIIVGTNKSPQSNRLVDLKEWILQLLGDS from the coding sequence GTGACTTTATTGAAACGAACAATACTTACTGTTTTTATTTTATTCATTGTGGTTTGTGTAGGACTTGTACTCGGAATTTCAATGTCACAGACAAAGGAGTTAGAAGATATAGCGGTTGAACCACCTAAGAAACCTATAATTCTAATTACCGTGGATTCGCTGATGGCGGAGCCTCTACAAAAAGCGATTGGAGAGGGAAAAGCACCTGCTTTCTCGTTTTTGATCAATAACGGCCAATTGTACACCGATGTAGTGAGCTCGTATCCGACAATGTCTGTAACGATAGATAGTACTATACTAACAGGCGTTTATCCAAACGAGCATAAAGTTCCGGGTCTTATTTGGTTTCATGAAAACGAAAATCGAGTAATTAGCTATGGGAGTGGTGTTAGTGAAATATGGAATCTTGGGGTTAAAAACGTAGCTCTTGATAGTGTTGTTCAACTCAATAAAGAGCATTTAAGTCAAAACATTAAAACGATTCATGAAGAACTTGCAATACGGAATCTACAATCTGCTTCCATTAATGGTCTTATCTATCGTGGAAGTCATCCGCACAAGTTACATGTTCCCAAACTAATTTCAATCGCCAATCTTTTGCCAAAAGAGATTGAGATGAACGGACCAACATTGCTTTCTCTGGGCACTTTATCTCAGTACAATCCAGAGAATGACCGTAATAAATTTATTTGGGATCGTTTGGGTGGCAATAATAATTTTACTGTAAATGAGCTGAGCTATTTAATCGAACAAAATAAACTACCTTCATTTACACTCGCATATCTTCCCGATGCCGATGCAACAATACACAAAAATGGCCCCACTGATTTAAAGGGCATTGAGAAAGCCGATAAAGCACTTCAAGAACTTTTAAATAGCTATTCATCCTGGGAGGAAGCCGTTCAAGAGGTAACATGGATTGTGCTTGGTGATAGTGGTCAATCGTTCATAAATAAAGATAAAGAAACTTCTTTAATTAATTTAAATGAACTATTGCCGAACTATACTTTTTGGGAGCGCGAAAATGAAGATGGTCAACTAGCAATTGCGATTAATGAGCGAATGGCCTACATTTATGTGAAATATAATCAGGTAAAGTTATCAGAGCTTGTTACCATTCTAAAAGAAGATGAACGAATTGGTTTTATTGCTTGGAAAGACGAACAAACCAACCATGTAGTCAGTACACAAAGCGATGAAGAATTGACGTTTTCACCAAACGGGTCATATGTCGATATTTACAATCAATCTTGGCAATTAGACGGTGATTTATCTCTTTTAGATTTAAAAATTAATGAGCAAGGAGTTATTCACTATAATAATTATCCGGATGCCCTCGCAAGACTAAATGGTGCGCTTCATTCACAAGAAGGGAATGTGATCATAGTGGATGCAAAACCATCATATGAGTTCATTGAAAAACATAGTCATGATCATGCTGGAGGGGGAGCGCATGGATCTCTCCATAAAGTTGATTCGGTTGTGCCGCTTATTATTGTAGGAACGAATAAATCTCCTCAATCTAATCGACTTGTTGATCTGAAAGAATGGATTCTTCAACTATTGGGTGACTCATAA
- a CDS encoding S-layer homology domain-containing protein gives MRKSVLAGALSIAYLTTGFGFQVQAQGHIEVSSIVHEKQLFAATNTIQVQGISYQDLYKMFIISKLEFLEAGMTLIPNKSQNSFVVKIPLKTILQSYEDGTNLYTEGEDEFRKSYEEFNKLFGEAIQLKFIQAGQAFKAEIYASGKWEALSGQDLDEFFKVINRVDFDLKAGGYFTDTIGHWAESYVQLLYQVGIINGTSETTFNPNGQVTRGQLAAMIFRTTGLDVDADYEGPATYTDLHNFWGAKEVAILQEYGLIGIFKGDTFEPNKPVTREEMAYVTASLLVAKGYDAKLIGMNNTFVDQGQMQEDTVKPIGFLQQLGLIGGDGGKFNPKGNLTRAQFSKIMALVLSISEE, from the coding sequence TTGCGTAAGTCAGTTTTAGCAGGCGCATTAAGTATTGCTTACTTAACAACAGGGTTTGGTTTTCAAGTACAGGCACAAGGACATATCGAGGTTTCTAGTATTGTCCATGAAAAGCAATTGTTTGCTGCAACGAACACGATTCAGGTACAAGGCATATCGTATCAAGACCTATACAAAATGTTCATAATCTCCAAGTTAGAATTTTTGGAAGCCGGAATGACATTAATTCCAAATAAAAGCCAAAATAGCTTTGTGGTAAAGATACCGTTAAAAACAATTTTACAATCGTACGAGGATGGCACGAACCTTTATACGGAAGGTGAAGATGAATTTCGGAAGAGCTATGAAGAGTTTAATAAACTTTTTGGGGAAGCCATTCAATTGAAATTTATCCAAGCTGGACAAGCTTTTAAAGCAGAAATCTATGCTTCAGGTAAATGGGAAGCGTTAAGTGGCCAAGACCTTGATGAATTTTTTAAGGTAATCAATCGTGTAGATTTCGATTTAAAAGCGGGTGGGTATTTCACGGATACAATTGGACATTGGGCAGAAAGCTATGTCCAATTACTTTATCAAGTAGGAATTATTAATGGTACATCTGAAACAACATTTAATCCAAATGGTCAAGTAACACGTGGTCAATTAGCGGCGATGATTTTCCGCACAACGGGTTTAGATGTCGATGCAGATTATGAAGGACCAGCAACATATACCGACCTTCACAACTTTTGGGGTGCGAAAGAAGTAGCGATTTTGCAAGAGTATGGGTTAATCGGTATTTTTAAAGGCGATACCTTCGAGCCAAATAAACCTGTGACACGTGAGGAGATGGCCTATGTAACGGCAAGTTTATTGGTCGCAAAAGGCTATGATGCAAAGTTAATTGGCATGAATAATACATTTGTAGATCAGGGGCAAATGCAAGAGGACACAGTAAAACCAATTGGCTTCTTGCAACAATTAGGGCTTATTGGGGGGGATGGTGGGAAATTCAATCCTAAAGGTAACCTGACACGCGCGCAATTCTCTAAAATAATGGCACTAGTATTGTCTATTAGTGAAGAATAA
- the sstT gene encoding serine/threonine transporter SstT yields the protein MKHLILKWNNVSLVKRILVGLIVGTILALTMPNAASGITIFGSLFVGALKAVAPILVLFLVMNAIAKHRSGHQTNMKSIIILYAISTFLAGLIAVVASFIFPITLTLTTGAEGVTPPEGILAVIETLLFNIVDNPVDALLNANYIGILTWAIVLGIALKNASESTKNTLDNFSDAVSQVVKWVINIAPIGIMGLVFDAIATNGLSTLLEYGKLIVILVGCMLFIAFVVNPIIVFIYIRKNPYPLVLKCLKESGITAFFTRSSAANIPVNMSLCEKLDLDEDTYSVSIPLGATINMAGAAVTIAVLTLATVHTLGIEVDMATALMLSILAAVSAAGASGVAGGSLLLIPLACNLFGIPNEIAMQVVGVGLIIGVIQDSCETALNSSSDVLFTATAEYAKNRKEGKEVIINS from the coding sequence ATGAAACATTTAATTCTTAAATGGAACAATGTGAGTTTAGTAAAAAGGATTCTTGTTGGTCTGATTGTCGGGACAATCTTGGCTTTAACTATGCCGAATGCCGCAAGCGGGATCACAATTTTCGGTTCATTATTTGTCGGTGCATTAAAGGCGGTTGCACCAATCTTGGTATTATTCTTAGTTATGAATGCCATTGCTAAACATAGAAGTGGCCATCAAACGAATATGAAATCTATTATTATTCTTTATGCTATAAGTACATTTTTAGCAGGATTAATAGCAGTTGTTGCTAGCTTTATTTTTCCTATAACGTTAACACTGACTACAGGAGCAGAAGGTGTTACGCCTCCTGAAGGAATTCTTGCTGTCATTGAAACATTATTATTTAACATTGTGGATAATCCGGTAGATGCGCTATTAAATGCCAATTATATTGGGATTCTAACATGGGCGATCGTTCTGGGTATTGCATTGAAAAATGCGAGTGAGTCTACGAAAAACACGCTCGATAATTTTTCAGATGCAGTTTCTCAAGTAGTGAAATGGGTAATTAATATAGCACCTATTGGTATCATGGGTCTTGTTTTTGATGCCATTGCAACAAATGGCTTGTCAACATTACTTGAATACGGAAAATTAATTGTAATTTTAGTTGGATGTATGTTGTTTATCGCGTTTGTCGTGAATCCAATTATCGTATTTATCTATATTCGGAAAAATCCATATCCACTTGTACTTAAATGCTTAAAAGAGAGTGGTATTACAGCCTTCTTTACGCGTAGCTCCGCTGCAAATATTCCAGTGAACATGAGTTTATGTGAAAAACTAGACTTAGATGAAGATACGTATTCGGTATCGATCCCACTCGGTGCGACAATCAATATGGCGGGGGCAGCGGTGACAATTGCTGTTTTGACACTTGCCACTGTTCACACGTTAGGGATTGAAGTAGATATGGCAACTGCCCTGATGCTGAGTATTTTAGCCGCTGTATCAGCTGCAGGTGCTTCAGGTGTTGCCGGTGGATCTCTTTTACTGATTCCTCTAGCATGTAACTTATTTGGAATTCCAAATGAGATTGCTATGCAAGTTGTCGGGGTTGGTCTTATCATTGGTGTTATTCAGGATTCTTGTGAAACGGCACTTAATTCATCTTCTGACGTACTTTTCACAGCTACAGCTGAATACGCTAAAAATCGTAAAGAAGGTAAGGAAGTTATTATTAATTCCTAG
- a CDS encoding methyl-accepting chemotaxis protein, which yields MNTKLKAVIDSIEFYQATYPEDACILIFDTERVVAYKRGKVVDLKIKIGETVEKHSKTTSIRALRSGKFLREERGPELFGFAYIASSLPIYDEGKLVGVVTGVISNEKTNNMRRVATELSSSVEEMTATTEELTVASTDVSKRLEELARFSDSMSNDIQQINSIVNVVRDIALKSKILGLNASIEAARSGEHGRGFAVVANEIQKMAQSSTESADNIAKQLEKIKESITYINGSTTQIAAFTEEYTASMHEMSDAYSGIHEIGQKLMELGQVKG from the coding sequence ATGAATACTAAACTAAAGGCTGTAATTGATTCAATTGAATTTTACCAAGCGACGTACCCTGAGGACGCTTGTATTCTAATTTTCGATACAGAACGCGTAGTTGCGTATAAACGAGGTAAAGTAGTAGATCTGAAAATTAAGATAGGCGAAACTGTTGAAAAACATAGTAAAACTACTAGTATTAGAGCACTTAGAAGCGGTAAGTTTTTAAGAGAAGAGAGAGGACCCGAGCTTTTTGGATTTGCTTATATTGCATCTTCGCTACCAATTTATGACGAAGGTAAACTAGTTGGTGTTGTAACAGGCGTTATTTCAAACGAAAAAACAAACAATATGCGAAGAGTAGCAACGGAACTGTCTAGTTCTGTTGAAGAAATGACGGCAACTACTGAAGAATTAACAGTGGCTAGTACGGATGTGTCGAAGCGTTTGGAAGAGTTAGCAAGATTTTCCGATTCGATGAGTAACGATATCCAACAAATTAATTCGATTGTTAATGTAGTTAGGGATATAGCTCTGAAGTCAAAAATTCTCGGATTAAACGCATCCATTGAGGCGGCTCGTTCAGGTGAGCATGGACGTGGATTTGCAGTAGTTGCAAATGAAATTCAGAAGATGGCCCAAAGCAGTACTGAGAGTGCAGATAATATCGCAAAACAGCTTGAAAAAATAAAAGAATCAATTACTTATATTAATGGGTCTACAACTCAGATTGCTGCGTTTACAGAGGAATATACGGCTAGCATGCATGAAATGAGTGACGCATATTCAGGTATTCATGAAATTGGTCAAAAATTAATGGAGCTTGGTCAGGTTAAAGGCTAA